The genomic DNA GGCTGTCCATTGCTTGAAAAAAAATCAGACCCATACATCATGATTGATCCAAAATCAAAACTACCAATATCTTCGCCAGTACTAGTTCTTGTTGTATATCTATCAAAATTAGTAGTAGCTCCTGAAATAATATTATTGTAATGAATTTGAACATGATTATCTCTATCTTGTCTCGTTTGTTCATGGAAAAACCCTATAGCATGTCCAATTTCGTGAATTGTATTTCCCGTTGAACACCCAGAGCCTAAGCCGATTTCTTGTCTACCTCCTTTTTTCCCTATCCAATCTGAATAACAACTACCTGCAGCGGCTGAAATGAATTCAATATAGTCGCTTTGGGTAGTACGTTGAACAAATGTAAGTGAAGTATTTGCTTCCCAATGTGCAATTGCATCTGCAACCCTATTCTGACTAGGAAGGTTATTATTAATTGTATAATATACTATATTACATGGCCATCTGTAGGCACTTCCACTTTCAACAGCAGACTTATTAAAAGATTTGTCACGATCTTTATCTAAATCTTCTTGAGCTATTATTATATCTCCTTGGAAAATATATTCATTCCCTTTCTTCATAACCTTAAGATCTACACCGCGATAATTAATAGTAACTATTTCTCCAATAAAATTTGGATAAGCCTGTTCTGGGGTTACGTTAATTGAATCTTCAGGTCGATTGATTTCACCTTCTTCCATATTTTCAGAACAATTCTGAAATAAAAATAATGGTATTACAAACACAAAAAATAACTTGACAATACTAAATTTGTTTTTCATTTTAATTAAGTTTAAAAATTAATAAAATTACTATCTAGTTAAACTTACAGGTTCGTCTTAAAAATCTACTTTTTAGCATACGAAAAATTGTGTATTTCGTCGAAAAAACAAAAATACCGTTGTGGCAAAACCGTAAAATGAAGTTATTTATAACCTATTGAAAATCAAATAATAATAGGTTAATCGTTTGATATAAAATGACAAAATTACTTTAAGGTGCTGGATTAGGCATCATGTTATGTGCTTCATTAATTTGAGTTAATACCTCATCATTTAAAGTAACATGAATACTATCTATATTTTCTTTAAGCTGTTCTAAATTAGTTGCTCCAATTATAGTACTGGTAACAAAGGGTTGCTGAGTTACAAATGCTAACGCCATTTGCGCTAGAGTTAAACCATGATCTTCAGCAATTTTTAAATAACGCTTAGTCGCTACAGCTGCTTGTTTTCCACTATATCTGGCAAATCTTGGAAATAATTTAAGTCTGGCATTATCTGCTGCATTGCCTTTAACATACTTGCCGGAAAGCACCCCAAATGCCATTGGCGAATAGGCTAACAAGCCTACATTTTCCCTTAAAGCTACTTCTGCCAAATCAGTTTCAAATGTCCTAGTTAACATGGAATAAGCATTTTGAATGGTTATCACTCTAGGTAAATTGTGTTTTTTAGATTCTTCTAAATAGCGCATGGCTCCCCAAGAGTTTTCGTTTGATAGTCCAATATGCCTTATTTTACCAGCTTTAATTTGAGTATCCAAACTATGAAGAATTTCATTAAAATTATCTTCCCATTTAGCATCATGTTTGTAATCCCTAATGCCAAATCTATTGGTATCGCGTTCTGGCCAATGTAATTGGTATAAATCTATATAATCCGTTTGCAATCTTTTAAGCTCTAAATCTATAGCTTCTTTTATTGCATTTGGACTAAATCCTGTTTTACGAATATGTGCTGTATAATCTCCCGGCCCTGCAATTTTAGAAGCGATAATAACTTTATCTCTATGGCCTGTTTTTTGTAACCAAGTACCAATAATTTTGCTAGTTCGCCCACTCATTTCTGCCGTTGCAGGTACTGGATATAGCTCGGCAGTATCTATAAAATTAATACCTTGATCTAAAGCATAATCTAGTTGAGCATGCCCTTCGGTTTCTGTATTTTGATTGCCCCATGTCATGGAACCCAAACATATTTTACTAACTTTTATATTGGTATTTGGTAGTGTTGTGTATTTCATCTATATGTTTTTTACCACTCCCGCGACTTGCTCTGAACTTGTTTCAGTAAGGCGGGAATCTCTTTAATTGAAATTTCTTATTTTCTAATGGATACCCACTTCAGCAGGAATGAAAGTTAAATTGTGTTTCACTAGTCGATAAAGATAAAAAACCTTTCAGAGTTAATAAGGACCCTGAAAGGTTTTTTAAATAGAATTCCTGCCGCAGCCTATCTTGAGCTAAGACGAAAGGCAGGAATGACAATATTTTAATTTTCGTTTAACAGCTTAGATAGTTCATCTAATTTAGGAGTCAAAATCACCTCAATACGTCTGTTTTTAGCTTTACCTGCAGCAGTCCCATTTGAAGCAATAGGAGCAAATTCACCACGACCAGCTGCTGTTAAATTTTCTGGATTTATAGACGTGTTTTCTTTTAAAATTTTCACAATAGCCGTAGCACGTTTGGTTGATAAATCCCAGTTACCACTTAATTGTCCACTTCCTTTATAAGGTACATTATCTGTATGACCTTCTATTAAAACCGCTATGTCTGGATTATCACCTAGTACACTTCCTAATTGTTGTACAGCTCGTCGTCCTTCGGCACCAACAGCCCAACTACCTGATCCAAATAATAGTTTATTCTCCATAGACACATATACTTTTCCGTCGCGTTGCTCTACTGTTAATCCTTTACCTTCAAAATCTGTTAAAGCTCTAGAAATAGCATTCTTTAATTGTGTCATCGCTGCATCTTTTGAAGCAATAACGCTCTCTAATTCTGCCACTCTATTCGATCTATCTTCTAATTCCTTTTTAAGTCTTGCTAAACGCGCATTTTCGTCAGCTAACGCTTGTTCTTTTGCTTCTAATTTGGCTAAT from Flavivirga abyssicola includes the following:
- a CDS encoding OmpA family protein, whose product is MIKKILLTVLTLTFLVSCVSPKIYKELEDKYGDLKEENRKLSNENDALLSAKNAAENELKQLQKAYDEAVQQRDKLQADYKASKSNYDNLKNSYDALEKNSSSAIARNSKKNRELLAKLEAKEQALADENARLARLKKELEDRSNRVAELESVIASKDAAMTQLKNAISRALTDFEGKGLTVEQRDGKVYVSMENKLLFGSGSWAVGAEGRRAVQQLGSVLGDNPDIAVLIEGHTDNVPYKGSGQLSGNWDLSTKRATAIVKILKENTSINPENLTAAGRGEFAPIASNGTAAGKAKNRRIEVILTPKLDELSKLLNEN
- a CDS encoding M12 family metallopeptidase, encoding MKNKFSIVKLFFVFVIPLFLFQNCSENMEEGEINRPEDSINVTPEQAYPNFIGEIVTINYRGVDLKVMKKGNEYIFQGDIIIAQEDLDKDRDKSFNKSAVESGSAYRWPCNIVYYTINNNLPSQNRVADAIAHWEANTSLTFVQRTTQSDYIEFISAAAGSCYSDWIGKKGGRQEIGLGSGCSTGNTIHEIGHAIGFFHEQTRQDRDNHVQIHYNNIISGATTNFDRYTTRTSTGEDIGSFDFGSIMMYGSDFFSSNGQPTITKLDGSTFNVQRNGLSAGDIVGANYLYPKPTISGSQLICGNSTKTYTLTNGGSSVTWQVPSYLQILSQSNTGITVRPTSSTISGSGYVRAITSCSTVQKNIWVGTQYIEDIQFSNGIGEEWYFCSSHTNNQYDLYPKIQGNTYQVRLLSFPSLNVLYTSSTTTSSFGTLNYTPSPGWYVFEARMTNSCGTSQWLGYEVEFVDCNQGGGQGEEF
- a CDS encoding NADP(H)-dependent aldo-keto reductase is translated as MKYTTLPNTNIKVSKICLGSMTWGNQNTETEGHAQLDYALDQGINFIDTAELYPVPATAEMSGRTSKIIGTWLQKTGHRDKVIIASKIAGPGDYTAHIRKTGFSPNAIKEAIDLELKRLQTDYIDLYQLHWPERDTNRFGIRDYKHDAKWEDNFNEILHSLDTQIKAGKIRHIGLSNENSWGAMRYLEESKKHNLPRVITIQNAYSMLTRTFETDLAEVALRENVGLLAYSPMAFGVLSGKYVKGNAADNARLKLFPRFARYSGKQAAVATKRYLKIAEDHGLTLAQMALAFVTQQPFVTSTIIGATNLEQLKENIDSIHVTLNDEVLTQINEAHNMMPNPAP